TCTTGCAGGTAACGTATGTGTTGTAGAATACTTTTCATTCCAAGTAGATACTAAATCGTCTACTGCTCCAGCTACATTACCATATGTCGGATTTTGGACAGTGATTGTATTTTCTTTTCTCATACCCGGTAAGTCTATACTAATATTCAGAGGCTTTCTCTTAGCCACTAATAAACTTGGTTGATTGTCTGCAAAAGCTTTATTTGCAAGTTGTACAGCTCCTGGGTACGTGCGATTCACTACAGAATCAATAATTGAAATATCGACTGGTGACGTTGTAAGTGATTTTTTCTCGCGTTCCACCACTACAAATTTACCATTTGAATTGATACTTTCTTTCGGAACAAAACTCTCTACTTTATCACCATTTATAGCTAAAACCTCTTGATTATTATATTTAAGATTTGCTATACCAGTATCAATGCCACTAGCATTTTTGGTTACATCAGTTGCATTACTTGCTTGTGTTTCTGCGAAGGAAATAGATGAATAATTAATAGTGCATAGACTGACTAATAAACATGCAAGGAACTTTCTTCTTTTAGTGTTTTTCTTAATATTCAGAAAAATCACCCCGTTCTTTTTTTAGTAAAATATGATAATGATTGATAAATGATAGCTAACTAATAAACTTACATAAATGCTTTTAAAAGTTCTTGAATTAACGGGATTACGCCACCTACAAATTTTAATACTGCCATTGCGATTTCCATATTATTTCCTCCTTTTTATTGCTACGAAAATGTAATTTATCTTTATGCCCTCATTATAGTGACCCCTTACACTTTTATCAATACACTCTGGTATGCAATATTACATATAAAAAAAACAAGCTGAATTCTTTTAAAAAGTTATACAGAAATATTTTTTCATTTGGTACATACTTGAAAAGGTGAAGCATTCTTTTGCATTTTATGAGTAGTCACATAAAAAAAGCTGCTGCCTATAAAATATAGACAGCAACATCAACTAGAGTAGCTTGCATAATCTACGCAAGCTACAGTATTTTTTACATTTTATAACTAATAAACAGCGATTGGCCCATAAGGACCATTAATAATCTCTATTTTCGTTTCAAAAATATCCGTCAAAAGTGTTGGATCCATAACTTCTTCTACTGTTCCGAAAGCAGCAATTTGTCCATCTTTCATAGCACAAATTTTATCAGAGTATTTAGCCGCAAAATTTATATCATGCATGACAGTCAAAATTGTTCGTCCAAATTCATTAGCTGCACGTCTCAAATGCTCCATCATTTGAACAGAGCGAGCAACATCAAGGTTGTTCAAAGGTTCGTCCAAAAGTACATATTCAGTCTCTTGGCACAATACCATCGCTACATATGCCCTTTGTCTTTGACCACCAGAAAGCTCATCTAAATATCTATTCTCTAAACTAGTTAAATCTAAGAAATCGATATATTTAGAAATGATAACCTCATCTTCTTTAGTCAATCTTCCCTTTGAATAAGGAAAGCGCCCAAATCCAACTAGTTGTCTAACAGTAAGTCTAGTTACAAAATGATTTTCTTGTCGCAATATAGTCAAAACTTTTGCTAAGTCTTTTGATTTGGATTCAGAAACATCCATATTTGCTACCTGAATTTGACCTTCATCCATATCTAAAAGTCTGCCAATCATCAAAAGTGTCGTTGACTTTCCAGCACCATTTGGTCCGATTAAAGAAGTAAAGCCTGCTTTTGGTATTTCAATATCCAAAGGTCCTATTTTTACCTTATCAGTATAGAACTTTTTAACATTATCAATTTTTATCATAAAGCCCTCTTCCTTAAAACTATAGTTAAGAATATAATTCCACCAAATAATTCAATAATAACTGAAACTACACCTTGAGCATGGAATACATGATACATTAAAAAGTATGCGCTCGTCATTATTAAAAATCCTATAGCAAAAGCCATCGGAAAAATATATCTATGATCATAAGTTGCCGCTGCCTGATAACTCAAAGTTGCCACTAAAAAGCCGTAGAAAGTAAGTGGCCCAATTAGAGCTGTTGAAATGGACATTAAAATAGCAACTAATACAAGCGTATAAATTACACTAGGTTGATATTTAACTCCAAAAGAAGTAGCAACATCCTTTCCTAGTGACAAAACATTTAAATTCTTAGAATGAGCAAAAATTAATACCGCTACAATTATAATCATAGGAATTACAATAGGAAAATATGCAGGATCTGCATGATTAACAGAACCAAATAATCTTGCTTGTAGAATATCAAATTCTGAAGGCGCAAGTAGTTTTCTCATGAAAGTTGAAACTGAATTTAGCCCGGTACCAATAATAATTCCAACTAAAAGCATAAGTTGTAAATTCCCGTATTTACCGGAAAGTAACCATCCATAAAGTATCAAACTCATGAAGACCATAACAACAACTTGAAATAAAAATGATCCAATTCCATTAAACTTTATTAATGCACTAGCACCAAAGAAGAATATTGTACTCGTTTGAATTGCTGAATAAAGTGATTCGAAACCTAAAAGCGATGGAGTAATAATTTTATTATTCGTAATAGATTGGAATGCAACTGTCGACAAGCTATGGCAAACTGCAGCGATAATCATTGCAACAATAGCTACTATCCTTCTCTTAACGACTGGGATAAAAGAAGGTGAATCTATCGGAACTGGATTGTTATAAACTAAAAGTCCATATGAAGAAAGAAGACCTAAAGCAATCAATGTTATCAGTAAAATCCAATAACGTCTTGCTTCCTTCTTAGACCGAAAAGCGCTAGCTGATCTACTTTCATTATGAAGGCTAGAATCGATTTCGACATTTTCTTTTTTTCTATATTCTAATGTGATCATCGTAGCCTCCTTGGTTTTCTTTGTCTCAATAAAATAGTAATAAACACGACTGCTCCTACTGTTGCAAGTATTAAAGAAACAGGTAATTCAAAAGGCTGTATAATTGTTCGAGAAATGATGTCACAGGCAGTTATTGACCCCATTCCGATCACACAAACCCAAGGTAAATTACTCCTAAGATCATCACCTCTAAACATTGAAACGATATTTGGCACAATTAATCCTAAGAAAGGTAAGTGTCCAATAACAGCTGCAACAATTCCAACTGCAACAGAGATAAGAGCAGTCCCAAAAAGAACAATTCTATTGTAATTAACTCCAAGACTTGTTGCGACATCTTCTCCTAGTCCAGCTAAAGTCAATCTATTCGCATACATAAAAATAAGAAAAGTAATGATAACAATCAGCCATAAATATTCATATCTTCCCACCTGAATGTTAGCAAATGAACCTACAAACCAAGTTTCAATACTTTGCGTCTTTTGAAAAAGGAGTCCTAAAAAAGTAGACACTGCAGAAATTACTGCTCCAAGCATCAATCCAATAATCGGAACAATTAAAGACGAACGAAGCTTAACTCTTCTTAAAAATAGAAAGAAAATCATAGTTCCTATAAAAGAAAAAATGATTGCACCAGTCATTCTTTGAACTAAAGTCGGGGCAGGAAATAATAAATACACAAAAAGCAGGCCTAAGCCTGACCATTCAATAGTCCCCGTTGTAGTAGGTTCAACAAAGCGATTCTGTGTAATGAGTTGCATTACGAGCCCTGCCATCGCCATCGCAGCTCCAGTAAGCATTAATGCAGCTGTTCTCGGAACACGAGTTATGAAAAACATCTCTGTCCCGTCCTCTTGTCCACGTATATCATAAACTCCAGTAAACAGTGATATAATCCCTAAAATTATAACAACTATAATGGCTATTATAAAAGGTTTTGTCCATAATTTATTGTGATTATAAAACTGGGGTTGAGAAATATTCTCAACCCTAGAAATTATATTTTTTGACACTGTTTCGTACTCCTTTACACTACTTAGCTAAAGTTTTTGCCATATTTCCAAATAACTCTATATAAGTTTGAATTGATTCATTTGTGTAAGTATCTTCTGGTGCATAAATAACTTGTTTTTTAGAAACAGCAGTTGTGTTTTGAAGAGCAGGTGATTTAGAAATAACATCCTTAGCAGGTGTTGACTTAGCTGCATCAGATGTTGCAGCATCACGATCTAATACGAAAATCCAATCAGGATTTGTTTGTGCAATAGCTTCAACAGAAACGTCATCACCTTTATGACCTGCAGTAGAATTTGAAACTTCTAACGCTGGAGTCCAACCGAAAATTTCATACATTGGTCCCCAAACACGACCAGAGTGCGGCGCAGCAAAACCAATATTACCACCAGTAACGATAACACTCATAACTTTATCTTTTCCGTTATAAGCAGATTTTGCTTTTTCAATAGATTTATCAAAATCAGCTACTAATTGTTTAGCTTCTTTATCTTTATTAAAGATTTTTCCTAAAGTAATTGTAGAATCTTTAAGTCCTTTTACTAAGTTTTCGCCAGGCTTAGTAGCTTTCTCAGAAACATCAAAATTAAGATCAATAACTGCTGCATTTGGTACTAATTTTTTGATTTCTTCGTAATGGTCAGCAAATCTTTGACCAACGATTACAAGTTCAGGATTTGCCGCTGCAATAATTTCTAGATTTGGTTCACGGTGATTCCCAATGTTTTGAACTGAATCATCCTTTTTATATGCTGAATCAGCAGGCATGATATCCTTTGGAGCAGCCGCTAATTTAATTCCCCAATCAGATAAAGTTTCAAAAGTTCTGTTATCCAAAGCAACTACATTCTTTGGGTTTACAGGGACTTTAACAGTTCCATGAGCATCAG
This genomic interval from Bacillus thuringiensis contains the following:
- a CDS encoding iron ABC transporter ATP-binding protein, translating into MIKIDNVKKFYTDKVKIGPLDIEIPKAGFTSLIGPNGAGKSTTLLMIGRLLDMDEGQIQVANMDVSESKSKDLAKVLTILRQENHFVTRLTVRQLVGFGRFPYSKGRLTKEDEVIISKYIDFLDLTSLENRYLDELSGGQRQRAYVAMVLCQETEYVLLDEPLNNLDVARSVQMMEHLRRAANEFGRTILTVMHDINFAAKYSDKICAMKDGQIAAFGTVEEVMDPTLLTDIFETKIEIINGPYGPIAVY
- a CDS encoding iron chelate uptake ABC transporter family permease subunit; this encodes MITLEYRKKENVEIDSSLHNESRSASAFRSKKEARRYWILLITLIALGLLSSYGLLVYNNPVPIDSPSFIPVVKRRIVAIVAMIIAAVCHSLSTVAFQSITNNKIITPSLLGFESLYSAIQTSTIFFFGASALIKFNGIGSFLFQVVVMVFMSLILYGWLLSGKYGNLQLMLLVGIIIGTGLNSVSTFMRKLLAPSEFDILQARLFGSVNHADPAYFPIVIPMIIIVAVLIFAHSKNLNVLSLGKDVATSFGVKYQPSVIYTLVLVAILMSISTALIGPLTFYGFLVATLSYQAAATYDHRYIFPMAFAIGFLIMTSAYFLMYHVFHAQGVVSVIIELFGGIIFLTIVLRKRAL
- a CDS encoding ABC transporter permease, with the protein product MSKNIISRVENISQPQFYNHNKLWTKPFIIAIIVVIILGIISLFTGVYDIRGQEDGTEMFFITRVPRTAALMLTGAAMAMAGLVMQLITQNRFVEPTTTGTIEWSGLGLLFVYLLFPAPTLVQRMTGAIIFSFIGTMIFFLFLRRVKLRSSLIVPIIGLMLGAVISAVSTFLGLLFQKTQSIETWFVGSFANIQVGRYEYLWLIVIITFLIFMYANRLTLAGLGEDVATSLGVNYNRIVLFGTALISVAVGIVAAVIGHLPFLGLIVPNIVSMFRGDDLRSNLPWVCVIGMGSITACDIISRTIIQPFELPVSLILATVGAVVFITILLRQRKPRRLR
- a CDS encoding siderophore ABC transporter substrate-binding protein, with the protein product MKKSMLLKLVSILAIFTLMLVACSNPSNDTKESKANKDNSSDKPKTVEITDAHGTVKVPVNPKNVVALDNRTFETLSDWGIKLAAAPKDIMPADSAYKKDDSVQNIGNHREPNLEIIAAANPELVIVGQRFADHYEEIKKLVPNAAVIDLNFDVSEKATKPGENLVKGLKDSTITLGKIFNKDKEAKQLVADFDKSIEKAKSAYNGKDKVMSVIVTGGNIGFAAPHSGRVWGPMYEIFGWTPALEVSNSTAGHKGDDVSVEAIAQTNPDWIFVLDRDAATSDAAKSTPAKDVISKSPALQNTTAVSKKQVIYAPEDTYTNESIQTYIELFGNMAKTLAK